The following coding sequences are from one Ptychodera flava strain L36383 unplaced genomic scaffold, AS_Pfla_20210202 Scaffold_95__1_contigs__length_380228_pilon, whole genome shotgun sequence window:
- the LOC139129146 gene encoding neuronal pentraxin-2-like yields the protein MSLGKNQSPGTKATLVSYAASTHDNEFVMDPAASLMLYVKGTQLSADLNVADGQWHHVCATWSSNGGNWAYYDNGAVFRTGSGLRSGDTITGGGIITLGQEQDEVGGKLDPTQALIGSITGFNLWSRVLSSDEVAAVFNDCSIGGDVFSWDLSDLQITGDVTRIRDGVCDDTAVYTESPEGGKTLVLTSTDTFVRVLRPIPAMAAVTACLWVKTSPPGTKATLVSYAASTHDNEFVMDPAASLMLYVKGTNFQPI from the exons ATGTCTCTGGGTAAAAACCAGTCCCCTGGAACAAAAGCTACACTGGTCTCCTACGCCGCTTCAACCCATGATAATGAATTTGTTATGGATCCAGCCGCTAGTTTAATGTTATACGTCAAAGGAACCCAACTTTCAGCCGATTTGAATGTTGCCGATGGTCAGTGGCATCACGTGTGTGCCACGTGGTCATCAAACGGTGGCAACTGGGCGTATTATGATAATGGCGCTGTCTTCCGAACTGGTTCTGGATTGAGGAGTGGTGACACCATAACGGGAGGAGGAATTATTACCCTAGGGCAGGAGCAGGACGAAGTTGGAGGGAAATTAGACCCAACTCAAGCTCTCATTGGCAGTATAACGGGTTTCAACTTATGGTCCAGAGTTCTCAGTAGTGATGAGGTTGCAGCCGTTTTCAATGACTGTTCCATCGGTGGCGATGTTTTTAGTTGGGATCTTTCTGATCTCCAAATAACTGGTGATGTGACGAGAATTAGAGACGGTGTTTGTG ACGACACAGCCGTTTATACAGAGTCCCCAGAAG GTGGAAAAACTCTGGTCTTGACAAGTACTGACACATTTGTTCGTGTGTTAAGACCGATACCGGCAATGGCAGCTGTAACAGCATGTCTCTGGGTAAAAACCAGTCCCCCTGGAACAAAAGCTACACTGGTCTCCTACGCCGCTTCAACCCATGATAATGAATTTGTTATGGATCCAGCCGCTAGTTTAATGTTATACGTCAAAGGAACCAACTTTCAGCCGATTTGA
- the LOC139129147 gene encoding neuronal pentraxin-2-like — protein MAAVTACLWVKTSPPGTKATLVSYAASTHDNEFVMDPAASLMLYVKGTQLSADLNVADGQWHHVCATWSSNGGNWAYYDNGAVFRTGSGLRSGDTITGGGIITLGQEQDKVGGN, from the coding sequence ATGGCAGCTGTAACAGCATGTCTCTGGGTAAAAACCAGTCCCCCTGGAACAAAAGCTACACTGGTCTCCTACGCCGCTTCAACCCATGATAATGAATTTGTTATGGATCCAGCCGCTAGTTTAATGTTATACGTCAAAGGAACCCAACTTTCAGCCGATTTGAATGTTGCCGATGGTCAGTGGCATCACGTGTGTGCCACGTGGTCATCAAACGGTGGCAACTGGGCGTATTATGATAATGGCGCTGTCTTCCGAACTGGTTCTGGATTGAGGAGTGGTGACACCATAACGGGAGGAGGAATTATTACCCTAGGGCAGGAGCAGGACAAAGTTGGAGGGAATTAG
- the LOC139129145 gene encoding neuronal pentraxin-2-like: MSLGKTSPPGTKATLVSYAASTHDNEFVMDPAASLMLYVKGTQLSADLNVADGQWHHVCATWSSNGGNWAYYDNGAVFRTGSGLRSGDTITGGGIITLGQEQDEVGGKLDPTQALIGSITGFNLWSRVLSSDEVAAVFKTVPSVAMFLVGIFPISK; the protein is encoded by the coding sequence ATGTCTCTGGGTAAAACCAGTCCCCCTGGAACAAAAGCTACACTGGTCTCCTACGCCGCTTCAACCCATGATAATGAATTTGTTATGGATCCAGCCGCTAGTTTAATGTTATACGTCAAAGGAACCCAACTTTCAGCCGATTTGAATGTTGCCGATGGTCAGTGGCATCACGTGTGTGCCACGTGGTCATCAAACGGTGGCAACTGGGCGTATTATGATAATGGCGCTGTCTTCCGAACTGGTTCTGGATTGAGGAGTGGTGACACCATAACGGGAGGAGGAATTATTACCCTAGGGCAGGAGCAGGACGAAGTTGGAGGGAAATTAGACCCAACTCAAGCTCTCATTGGCAGTATAACGGGTTTCAACTTATGGTCCAGAGTTCTCAGTAGTGATGAGGTTGCAGCCGTTTTCAAGACTGTTCCATCGGTGGCGATGTTTTTAGTTGGGATCTTTCCGATCTCCAAATAA